The following coding sequences are from one SAR116 cluster alpha proteobacterium HIMB100 window:
- a CDS encoding hypothetical protein (TIGRFAM: methyltransferase, FkbM family), producing the protein MQLIVNHILGRLSRFLPTHKSLRMMDMKASFFVPVNCHYITEDLRAIETGKREPDLYQWLNNLDDHAVLFDVGTSYGQEAALASSFVDRGVTVIGFDCNLYHSHFCSLNKALNENRFRFVFAAIGATSGEWATITTNSDTHIAHLHKKNVPYSYEVMTLALDDFAKTEALYPTHMKIDVDGAETDVLKGAASILENPSLKQIFIEIDNENLDIIEQMKTYGFSVTWSVEKPYNHDVLFTRD; encoded by the coding sequence ATGCAGCTTATTGTTAACCATATTCTGGGGCGGTTATCCCGTTTTCTTCCCACGCACAAATCGCTTCGCATGATGGATATGAAGGCCAGCTTTTTTGTGCCTGTGAATTGCCATTATATTACCGAAGATTTGCGCGCCATTGAAACTGGCAAGCGCGAGCCTGACCTTTATCAATGGCTGAATAATTTAGATGATCATGCTGTGCTGTTTGATGTGGGCACCAGCTATGGGCAGGAGGCCGCGCTGGCCTCTTCATTTGTGGACAGAGGCGTTACAGTTATTGGCTTTGACTGTAATCTGTATCACAGCCATTTCTGCAGCCTGAACAAGGCCCTGAATGAAAACCGGTTCCGCTTTGTTTTTGCGGCCATAGGCGCGACCAGCGGTGAATGGGCAACCATAACAACCAATTCAGACACCCATATTGCGCATCTGCATAAGAAAAATGTGCCCTATAGTTATGAGGTCATGACGCTTGCGCTTGATGATTTCGCCAAAACTGAGGCCCTTTATCCGACACATATGAAAATTGATGTTGATGGTGCGGAAACAGATGTGCTGAAAGGCGCAGCCTCAATTCTGGAAAATCCGTCACTGAAACAGATATTCATTGAGATTGATAATGAAAATCTGGATATTATTGAGCAGATGAAAACTTATGGATTTTCGGTCACATGGTCAGTGGAAAAGCCCTATAATCACGATGTTTTGTTTACCCGCGATTAA